One part of the Vitis riparia cultivar Riparia Gloire de Montpellier isolate 1030 chromosome 6, EGFV_Vit.rip_1.0, whole genome shotgun sequence genome encodes these proteins:
- the LOC117916916 gene encoding dirigent protein 22-like codes for MVKALLISLSYFIFFIFVIFSSATISIFRKEYSHVKSINPKKMNMLKEKVTHFQLYWQDVVSGSNATSVTVLEEVNNSSTLFGSVSIIDNSLTVGPNLSSKTVGKSQGLYASTGLEETSLLMVMNFAFTDGKYNGSTFTVVGRNNVNAKVREMPIIGGSGLFRFARGYVLASTYSFSDNGDGTIEYNCYVIHY; via the coding sequence ATGGTTAAAGCTCTCCTCATTTCACTTTCctacttcatcttcttcatcttcgtcATTTTCTCTTCTGCCACAATTTCAATTTTCAGAAAAGAATACAGCCATGTCAAAAGTATCAATCCTAAGAAAATGAATATGTTGAAGGAAAAGGTAACACACTTTCAACTTTATTGGCAAGATGTTGTTAGTGGGTCTAATGCAACATCGGTTACAGTGCTTGAAGAAGTGAATAACTCGTCAACATTGTTTGGTTCGGTAAGTATAATTGATAACTCGTTAACCGTTGGGCCAAATTTGAGCTCAAAAACGGTTGGAAAGTCCCAAGGGTTATACGCATCTACGGGACTAGAAGAAACTTCATTATTGATGGTTATGAATTTTGCATTCACTGATGGCAAGTACAACGGTAGCACATTCACCGTGGTAGGACGGAACAATGTAAATGCTAAGGTGAGGGAGATGCCAATAATCGGTGGTAGTGGGCTTTTCCGATTTGCTAGAGGCTATGTTCTAGCATCAACTTACTCATTCAGCGACAACGGAGATGGCACTATTGAATACAATTGTTATGTTATacattattga
- the LOC117916463 gene encoding dirigent protein 22-like — translation MAKALLISPSYFIFFIFVIFSSATISIFGEEYSYVKSINPKKMNMLKEKVTHFQLYWQDVVSGSNATSVTVLDAVNNSSTLFGSVSIIDNSLTVGPNLSSKTVGKSQGLYVSTGLEETALLMVMNFAFTDGKYNGSTFTVVGRNNVNAKVREMPIIGGSGLFRFARGYVLASTYSFSDNGDGTIEYNCYVIHY, via the coding sequence ATGGCTAAAGCTCTCCTCATTTCACCTTCctacttcatcttcttcatcttcgtcATTTTCTCTTCTGCCACAATTTCAATTTTCGGAGAAGAATACAGCTATGTCAAAAGTATCAATCCTAAGAAAATGAATATGTTGAAGGAAAAGGTAACACACTTTCAACTTTATTGGCAAGATGTTGTTAGTGGGTCTAATGCAACATCGGTTACAGTGCTTGACGCAGTGAATAACTCGTCAACATTGTTTGGTTCGGTAAGTATAATTGATAACTCGTTAACCGTTGGGCCAAATTTGAGCTCAAAAACGGTTGGAAAGTCCCAAGGGTTATACGTATCTACGGGACTAGAAGAAACTGCATTATTGATGGTTATGAATTTTGCATTCACTGATGGCAAGTACAACGGTAGCACATTCACCGTGGTAGGACGGAACAATGTAAATGCTAAGGTGAGGGAGATGCCAATAATCGGTGGTAGTGGGCTTTTCCGATTTGCTAGAGGCTATGTTCTAGCATCAACTTACTCATTCAGCGACAACGGAGATGGCACTATTGAATACAATTGTTATGTTATacattattga
- the LOC117916545 gene encoding dirigent protein 22-like → MAKTLLVSPFYFIFFIFLIFSSTTTPAFGEEYSYVKSVNPKKMKMLREKVSHFKLYWQDVVSGSNATSVTVIEAVDNSSTSFGMVNIFDNSLTIGPNLSSKTVGKAQGLYASTGQEDTSLLMVMSFAFTDGKYNGSTFIVLGRNNINAEVREMPIIGGSGLFRFARGYALASTYNDGATIEYNCYVIHY, encoded by the coding sequence ATGGCTAAAACTCTCCTCGTTTCACCTTTCTACTTCATCTTTTTCATCTTCCTCATTTTTTCTTCTACCACAACTCCAGCTTTTGGAGAAGAATACAGTTATGTCAAAAGTGTCAAtcctaaaaaaatgaagatgttGAGGGAAAAGGTAAGTCATTTTAAACTTTATTGGCAGGATGTTGTTAGCGGGTCTAATGCAACCTCAGTCACAGTAATTGAAGCAGTGGATAACTCGTCAACATCTTTTGGTATggtaaatatatttgataactcGTTAACCATTGGGCCAAATTTGAGCTCAAAAACAGTTGGAAAGGCCCAAGGGCTTTACGCATCTACGGGACAAGAAGATACTTCATTATTGATGGTTATGAGTTTTGCATTCACTGATGGCAAATACAATGGTAGCACATTCATTGTGCTAGGACGGAACAATATAAATGCTGAGGTAAGGGAGATGCCAATAATCGGTGGCAGTGGGCTTTTCCGATTTGCTAGAGGCTATGCTCTAGCATCAACTTACAATGATGGCGCCACCATTGAATATAATTGTTATGTCAtacattattga
- the LOC117915873 gene encoding dirigent protein 19-like: MAKALLVSPSYFIFFIFLIFSFTTIPVFGEEYSYVQSVNPKKMKMLREKVSHFKLYWHDLVNGSNATSITVIKAVNNTTPYFGMVNIIDNPLTVGPNLSSKTVGKAQGLYASTGQEDVEILMVMNFAFTDGKYNGSTFTVLGRNNVPAKVREMPIIGGSGLFRFARGYVLATTYELSNTGDANIEYNAYVIHY, translated from the coding sequence ATGGCTAAAGCTCTCCTCGTTTCACCTTCctacttcatcttcttcattttcctcattttctcttttacCACAATCCCAGTTTTCGGAGAAGAATACAGCTATGTCCAAAGTGTCAAtcctaagaaaatgaagatgttGAGAGAAAAGGTAAGTCATTTTAAACTTTATTGGCATGATCTTGTTAACGGGTCTAATGCAACCTCAATTACAGTGATTAAAGCAGTGAATAACACAACACCATATTTTGGTATGGTAAATATAATTGATAACCCATTAACCGTTGGGCCTAATTTGAGCTCAAAAACAGTTGGAAAGGCCCAAGGGCTTTATGCATCTACGGGACAAGAAGATGTTGAAATATTGATGGTTATGAATTTTGCATTCACTGATGGCAAGTACAATGGTAGCACATTCACTGTGTTAGGACGAAACAATGTTCCTGCTAAGGTAAGGGAGATGCCGATAATCGGTGGCAGTGGGCTTTTCCGATTCGCTAGAGGTTATGTTCTAGCAACAACTTATGAGCTCAGCAACACTGGAGATGCCAATATTGAATACAATGCCTATGTAATACATTAttaa
- the LOC117916917 gene encoding dirigent protein 7-like, with translation MAKALLISPSYFIFFIFFVFSYATIPVFGEEYSYVKTVDFEKMNLPKEKVTHFQLYWQDIVSGSNATSVTVIQPVNNSLPFFGMVNIIDNSLTVGPNLSSKTVGKAQGLYASTGQKESSLLMVMNFAFTDGKYNGSTFTVVGRNNINAKVREMPIIGGSGLFRFARGYALASTYSSNDKGDVTIEYNCYVIHY, from the coding sequence ATGGCTAAAGCTCTCCTCATTTCACCTTCctacttcatcttcttcatcttcttcgtTTTCTCTTATGCCACAATCCCAGTTTTCGGAGAAGAATATAGCTATGTCAAAactgttgattttgagaaaatgaaTCTGCCGAAAGAAAAGGTAACACACTTTCAACTTTATTGGCAAGATATTGTTAGTGGGTCCAATGCAACCTCTGTCACAGTGATTCAACCAGTGAATAACTCATTACCATTTTTTGGTATGGTAAATATAATTGATAACTCATTAACCGTTGGGCCAAATTTGAGCTCAAAAACAGTTGGTAAGGCCCAAGGGCTTTATGCATCTACAGGACAAAAAGAATCTTCATTATTGATGGTTATGAATTTTGCATTCACTGATGGAAAATACAATGGTAGCACATTCACTGTGGTAGGACGAAACAATATAAATGCTAAAGTGAGAGAAATGCCGATAATCGGTGGCAGTGGGCTTTTCCGATTTGCTAGAGGTTATGCTTTAGCATCAACTTACTCATCCAACGACAAAGGAGACGTCACTATTGAATACAATTGTTATGTCATACATTattga